In Pseudomonadota bacterium, a single genomic region encodes these proteins:
- a CDS encoding alpha/beta fold hydrolase translates to MTRRNLLNLMGFGALALGLITDSAAAPCPADWTPAFPVDPVRYPFTHQCITLGQGTVHYFDEQTNADPIATVLMLHGNPTWSYLYRDIAQGLRDAGYRVIAPDLYGFGLSDKPSLANFGYRPRDHASTVAAFVEALDLRDLILVVQDWGAPVGISAAANAPDRYGAFLIMNTFLQPMSFANPGVNHLGVDFSTDNIVNEDEWRTTGRMPRDVGISLGSLYGEVGSEDFIAVRDAYWGPFLDPQTELPLSPDIVAPTNIFAQNLLLSAPLLARSRATMRTQFSDRPLYLLWGHDDRMWGALRCDVDVDPACPAESTCRFRDGARFCIGADDDFIYPQIDNVREAWGGANIVGETISRDGIHFVQEVEQEAIIEAVQALQAAMTQRRTEP, encoded by the coding sequence ATGACCCGTCGCAACTTATTGAACTTGATGGGCTTCGGTGCGCTCGCACTGGGCCTGATCACGGATTCGGCCGCGGCCCCTTGCCCGGCGGACTGGACGCCAGCCTTCCCCGTCGACCCCGTGCGCTACCCGTTCACGCACCAGTGCATCACCCTAGGCCAAGGCACGGTGCATTACTTCGACGAGCAGACGAACGCCGACCCCATCGCCACGGTGCTGATGCTCCACGGCAACCCCACCTGGTCGTACTTGTACCGGGATATCGCCCAGGGCCTGCGCGATGCGGGCTACCGCGTGATCGCCCCGGACCTCTACGGCTTCGGACTCTCAGACAAGCCGTCGCTCGCGAACTTCGGTTACCGGCCACGGGATCACGCGAGCACCGTCGCCGCCTTCGTCGAAGCGCTCGACCTGCGAGACCTCATCCTTGTAGTGCAGGACTGGGGCGCACCCGTCGGCATCAGCGCGGCCGCCAACGCACCGGATCGCTACGGCGCATTCCTCATCATGAACACCTTCCTGCAACCGATGAGCTTCGCTAACCCCGGAGTTAACCACCTCGGGGTCGATTTCTCCACCGACAACATCGTTAACGAGGACGAATGGCGCACCACCGGCCGCATGCCGCGCGACGTCGGCATCAGCCTGGGGTCGCTCTACGGCGAGGTGGGCAGCGAAGACTTCATCGCTGTGCGCGATGCCTACTGGGGCCCCTTCCTGGACCCACAGACGGAACTTCCCCTGAGCCCCGACATCGTGGCGCCGACCAACATCTTTGCGCAGAACCTGCTCCTGAGCGCACCCCTGCTGGCGCGCAGCCGCGCGACGATGCGCACGCAATTCAGCGACCGTCCGCTGTACCTGCTGTGGGGGCACGACGATCGCATGTGGGGCGCCCTGCGTTGCGACGTGGATGTGGACCCCGCCTGCCCCGCGGAGAGCACCTGCCGCTTCCGCGACGGTGCTCGCTTCTGCATCGGCGCCGACGACGACTTCATCTACCCCCAGATCGACAACGTGCGCGAGGCGTGGGGTGGCGCGAACATCGTCGGCGAGACCATCAGTCGAGACGGTATCCACTTCGTGCAGGAAGTGGAGCAGGAGGCGATCATCGAGGCGGTGCAGGCCCTGCAGGCCGCGATGACTCAGAGGCGAACTGAGCCCTAG
- a CDS encoding alpha/beta fold hydrolase, which translates to MRKLLLLLTPLLAFSLCVGVFTWSQHLRLHGEVREGEFASADGVVLAGSLLVPRASGEGPYPVIILLHGSGAAAGLPPFVTAHANALLREGVAVLAYDKRGSGRSGGELAEATYADFIEDALAALRFVRTLDDVDDSRVAVFGSSESGWFTPEIAARDGALRFIINRAGPPTNWMTTNLWEIRHELLAAGLDDEPTLATIAALRSDIWHYYREAARAKAPLPAQRDQLSRRLQEVDAQWLAVIGMRLAAYDQARFERYAADIFYDPSPYLERLDVPLLVFFASDDQNVPTRLAVRTLTHLRDAQEKRIELHVFEGYRHGMARWHNLFSLGYPPDYLPTMAAWARAQFASESSRPAGPAPPR; encoded by the coding sequence ATGCGCAAGCTATTGCTTCTCCTAACACCTCTACTAGCTTTTTCGCTCTGCGTCGGGGTATTCACCTGGAGCCAGCATCTGCGTCTTCACGGAGAGGTGCGAGAGGGCGAGTTTGCGAGCGCGGACGGCGTGGTGCTCGCGGGTTCGCTATTGGTGCCGAGGGCGAGTGGGGAAGGCCCTTACCCGGTGATCATCCTGCTGCACGGGTCTGGCGCCGCCGCTGGCCTGCCGCCCTTCGTCACCGCCCACGCCAACGCCCTCCTGCGTGAGGGTGTGGCGGTGTTGGCCTACGACAAGCGAGGCTCCGGGCGTTCCGGCGGTGAACTCGCCGAGGCGACCTACGCAGACTTCATCGAAGATGCTCTCGCGGCGCTGCGCTTCGTGCGCACCCTGGACGATGTGGATGATTCGCGCGTCGCCGTGTTCGGTTCCAGTGAGAGTGGCTGGTTCACACCGGAGATCGCGGCCCGCGACGGCGCGTTGCGCTTCATCATCAATCGCGCGGGGCCGCCGACGAACTGGATGACCACCAATTTGTGGGAGATCCGCCACGAGCTACTCGCGGCGGGGCTGGACGATGAGCCGACCCTCGCCACCATCGCCGCCCTACGCTCGGACATCTGGCACTACTACCGCGAGGCCGCGCGCGCCAAAGCCCCGCTACCCGCCCAGCGCGATCAACTCTCCCGTCGGCTGCAGGAAGTGGACGCCCAGTGGTTGGCGGTGATCGGGATGCGTCTCGCGGCCTACGATCAAGCGCGCTTCGAGCGCTACGCAGCCGACATCTTCTACGACCCCAGCCCTTACCTCGAGCGATTGGACGTGCCGCTGCTCGTCTTTTTCGCTAGTGATGATCAGAACGTGCCGACGAGGTTGGCCGTGCGCACCTTGACCCACCTGCGAGATGCGCAGGAAAAGCGCATCGAGCTACACGTGTTCGAAGGCTACCGTCACGGGATGGCCCGCTGGCACAACCTCTTCTCTCTGGGCTACCCGCCCGACTACCTGCCGACCATGGCCGCTTGGGCTAGGGCTCAGTTCGCCTCTGAGTCATCGCGGCCTGCAGGGCCTGCACCGCCTCGATGA
- a CDS encoding AraC family transcriptional regulator encodes MSLSTDVLAWALAAGVAQAAFLTVALLTLRTRNGEAARWLAVLNGFLGAMLFGELLDISEAGRDWPLGLVLEFALPPALYQFVRAAIAPVGSGRPRHVALHFVPLACAALAVAVLLGRAGEHSIGIAHPQLGTAVVALVLLKSLSFATYGAISVCLLLGRLRSSKRRERPRLRHLLSWLGAVLFAVFLSYAALLAQVIGYAPLGDADTLGALVSVGVIFFFGYYVLSHPDALNRPPPSSPPASANAKETRQVVALLAERQPHLDPEFTLQAFSEQTGLAPDTIRRAIDSEHQMEVGEYITAQRLASFCALAQDPANTQRTALELALDAGFPSKATFYRAFAAAYGTSPAAYRKSLLTASNETSQSAT; translated from the coding sequence ATGAGTCTCTCCACTGACGTACTCGCTTGGGCGCTCGCTGCAGGCGTCGCTCAGGCCGCTTTCCTCACGGTCGCCCTGCTCACCCTGCGCACGCGCAACGGCGAGGCTGCGCGGTGGTTGGCCGTGCTCAATGGCTTCCTGGGGGCGATGCTGTTCGGCGAGTTGCTGGACATCTCCGAAGCCGGCCGCGACTGGCCGCTCGGGTTGGTGTTGGAGTTCGCCCTGCCGCCTGCCTTGTACCAGTTTGTTCGCGCCGCGATCGCGCCGGTGGGGAGTGGACGCCCGAGGCACGTCGCCCTGCACTTCGTTCCCCTCGCGTGCGCTGCGTTGGCCGTGGCGGTTCTCCTTGGGCGTGCGGGGGAGCACTCAATCGGCATCGCGCACCCGCAGTTGGGCACTGCAGTCGTCGCCCTCGTGTTGCTCAAGTCGCTTAGCTTCGCGACCTACGGCGCGATAAGCGTGTGCTTGCTGCTTGGGCGTCTGCGAAGCAGCAAACGCCGCGAGCGTCCCCGCCTGCGCCACCTGCTGAGTTGGCTGGGAGCGGTGTTGTTCGCCGTGTTCTTGAGCTACGCCGCACTGCTCGCGCAGGTGATCGGCTACGCCCCCTTGGGGGATGCGGATACCCTGGGCGCACTGGTGAGCGTCGGGGTGATCTTCTTCTTCGGCTACTACGTGTTGAGCCATCCGGATGCGTTGAACCGCCCGCCGCCGAGCTCGCCGCCAGCGTCCGCCAACGCCAAGGAGACGAGGCAGGTCGTCGCGCTGTTGGCCGAGCGCCAACCCCATCTGGATCCCGAGTTCACGCTGCAGGCCTTCTCCGAGCAGACCGGGCTCGCCCCGGATACGATTCGCCGTGCGATCGATAGTGAGCATCAGATGGAGGTTGGCGAGTACATCACTGCCCAGCGCCTGGCGAGTTTCTGCGCGCTGGCGCAGGATCCCGCGAACACCCAACGCACTGCGCTCGAACTCGCCCTGGACGCAGGGTTCCCGAGCAAGGCGACCTTCTACCGCGCCTTCGCCGCGGCGTATGGCACCAGCCCCGCCGCCTATCGAAAGTCGCTACTCACCGCCTCGAACGAGACGTCTCAGTCCGCCACCTGA
- a CDS encoding high-potential iron-sulfur protein: protein MSERDAKQDRREVIKLLGTSAAALPVLGLVGCGGGSDSGGGSTASEVAADAAEAIEKTANDAAEMASDAASAVEQGASDAIDAAADMADDAANTAADMADDAANAAADMADSVADEAQSVMDKAEQAVGDAMDAAEQRVEDAAGAVGEMVDGNKLDENSAQATSLGYKHDATAVDSGAQPRYAAGQACANCQLFQGGSAAWGACPIFAGNLVKSTGWCSAYVAKG from the coding sequence ATGAGCGAGCGAGACGCGAAGCAGGATCGTAGAGAAGTCATCAAGCTGCTTGGTACCAGCGCAGCGGCGCTACCGGTCCTGGGCCTCGTCGGTTGCGGCGGGGGAAGTGACTCCGGTGGCGGCAGCACGGCCAGCGAAGTCGCGGCGGACGCGGCCGAGGCGATCGAGAAGACCGCTAACGACGCCGCCGAGATGGCGAGCGATGCGGCCTCAGCGGTAGAGCAGGGTGCCAGCGATGCGATCGACGCGGCAGCCGACATGGCGGACGATGCAGCGAACACCGCCGCGGACATGGCGGACGATGCAGCGAACGCTGCGGCGGACATGGCCGACTCGGTGGCCGATGAGGCGCAATCGGTCATGGACAAGGCTGAGCAGGCCGTCGGCGATGCGATGGACGCCGCTGAGCAGCGCGTCGAAGACGCCGCCGGCGCCGTCGGCGAGATGGTCGATGGCAACAAGCTCGACGAAAACAGCGCCCAGGCCACGAGCCTCGGCTACAAGCACGACGCCACCGCCGTGGACAGCGGTGCCCAGCCGCGCTACGCCGCGGGCCAGGCGTGCGCCAACTGCCAGCTCTTCCAGGGCGGCAGCGCAGCGTGGGGCGCGTGCCCGATCTTCGCGGGTAACCTCGTGAAGTCGACGGGCTGGTGTAGCGCCTACGTGGCCAAGGGCTAA
- a CDS encoding YheU family protein produces the protein MIKIDSQLLSEDALVGVIDDFILREGTDYGQHELTLEAKREQVRAQLDAGSAEIWFDPDSETVTLRRADDPPPT, from the coding sequence GTGATTAAGATCGATTCGCAACTACTGTCCGAGGATGCCCTGGTGGGCGTGATCGATGACTTCATCCTGCGCGAGGGCACGGACTACGGCCAGCACGAGCTAACGCTCGAGGCCAAGCGCGAGCAGGTGCGCGCCCAGCTGGACGCGGGCAGCGCCGAGATCTGGTTCGACCCCGACTCGGAAACGGTCACCCTGCGCCGTGCGGACGATCCCCCGCCCACCTAG
- a CDS encoding DUF4440 domain-containing protein: MRLGCALLVGVTWMLPAQADDAEDIKATLVAMWAALERGDVEAYAQHVHPDYTLFGEGDVYLAKGKALELRAMEDWTSRATGVHTQMHQPEVTVRGDTAWLTYYWTDSGMIGDERFTSRGKSTRIFVREAGKWLCIHGHFTQVP, translated from the coding sequence GTGAGGCTAGGCTGCGCGCTACTGGTGGGTGTGACATGGATGCTGCCGGCCCAGGCGGACGACGCCGAGGACATCAAGGCCACCCTGGTGGCCATGTGGGCGGCCCTCGAGCGCGGCGACGTCGAGGCCTACGCGCAGCACGTGCATCCGGACTACACGCTATTCGGCGAGGGCGACGTCTACCTCGCCAAGGGCAAGGCGCTCGAACTGCGCGCGATGGAGGACTGGACCTCGCGTGCAACCGGGGTGCATACGCAGATGCACCAACCTGAGGTGACCGTGCGCGGAGATACCGCCTGGCTCACCTACTACTGGACCGACTCGGGCATGATCGGCGACGAGCGCTTCACCAGTCGCGGCAAGTCCACTCGCATCTTCGTCCGCGAGGCGGGCAAGTGGCTGTGCATTCACGGTCACTTCACCCAGGTGCCCTAG
- a CDS encoding polysaccharide deacetylase family protein yields MTLRRTLPLLALCLALSGPSYASKRIALTFDDAPRADGLVYSGEERAGALIDALASVDAGPVAFFATTQGIERERDGRERLERYAAAGHLIANHTHSHPWAHRTEVAAYLADVDQAQTYLKEMPNYRPWFRFPFLDEGREPARIQAIADGLQERELVNGYVTVDNYDWYLDQALQDALAEGRPVNYEALGRLYVRMLTYTAEYYDSIAAQMLGESPVHVLLLHENDLAAMFADDLVRALRDDGWTIVSPDAAYDAPLPTPKTRHTSQGRVFALAADAGRSRNTMWTWAIDEGMLDVMLARSGALPPAPSTSER; encoded by the coding sequence ATGACCCTTCGCCGCACCCTTCCCCTGCTCGCCCTGTGCCTTGCCCTCTCGGGCCCGAGCTACGCAAGCAAGCGCATCGCCCTCACCTTCGACGACGCCCCGCGCGCGGACGGTCTCGTGTACTCGGGCGAAGAGCGCGCCGGCGCCCTAATCGATGCATTGGCCAGCGTGGACGCGGGCCCCGTCGCCTTCTTCGCCACCACCCAGGGCATCGAGCGCGAGCGCGATGGCCGCGAGCGCCTCGAGCGCTACGCCGCCGCCGGCCACCTGATCGCCAACCACACCCACTCCCACCCGTGGGCCCACCGCACCGAGGTGGCGGCGTACCTGGCCGACGTCGACCAGGCGCAGACCTACCTGAAGGAGATGCCCAACTACCGGCCCTGGTTCCGGTTCCCCTTCTTGGACGAGGGGCGCGAACCTGCTCGGATCCAGGCGATCGCCGACGGATTGCAGGAACGGGAGTTGGTGAACGGCTACGTCACCGTGGACAACTACGATTGGTACCTCGACCAGGCCCTGCAGGACGCCCTCGCCGAAGGTCGTCCGGTGAACTATGAGGCCCTCGGCCGCCTGTACGTGCGCATGCTCACCTACACCGCCGAGTACTACGACAGCATCGCCGCGCAGATGCTGGGCGAATCGCCAGTGCACGTGCTGCTCCTGCACGAGAACGACCTGGCGGCGATGTTCGCCGACGACCTCGTGCGCGCCCTACGCGATGACGGTTGGACGATCGTGAGTCCCGACGCGGCCTACGACGCCCCGCTACCTACACCGAAGACTCGCCACACGAGCCAAGGTCGCGTCTTCGCCCTGGCCGCCGACGCCGGACGCTCTCGCAACACCATGTGGACCTGGGCGATCGATGAGGGAATGCTGGATGTGATGCTCGCGCGCAGCGGTGCACTCCCGCCCGCGCCATCAACGTCTGAGCGATAG
- a CDS encoding DUF4832 domain-containing protein encodes MTMNSPPPRLGLTIATVAGAQLLLASAVGLADTQPTLAGAEASERFTRIRPLAYERALRNPLKGFTNNGGSDNEWATLTHHYFKWNELENDVSDGLDKILEVSDRVFGDVEARNIKVIPRVYLHWDADHEKYWPDDMVTDDYESPQFRERVTRLVDRLGQAWNTDPRVAFVELGIFGKWGEHHSPDPTLAMQALVGQAFRDAFPDKHVSVRHVWEDFSGFSFGEYWDSWAHQQQMWGHGSGVAEVNRTDDRYLSTYIGGEVAYNWGSSHIQPGDSPTDSVSDPVHRDFVENSIRWLHCSQLRWISAYDEDDPVARAGAEVLQRAMGYRFVLHQVIASKRVRGGVLRFAAWVSNEGSAPFYYDWPVELALHDPSSREVVWSTTLDGVDIREWHPGQDWTEPAWVASDEWPDWVVADGWSPMPLAWGTPPRVNRIRADVAVDAPAGEYVLSIAVLDPASGQPSLRFATANYWTGGRHPLGLVAIDVDGGGQLPPDTVFDDPMADDTVHY; translated from the coding sequence ATGACGATGAACTCACCACCGCCCCGCTTGGGGCTCACCATCGCCACCGTTGCGGGCGCTCAGCTTCTGCTGGCCTCGGCGGTCGGCCTAGCCGACACCCAGCCCACCCTGGCCGGCGCCGAGGCCAGCGAGCGCTTCACGCGGATCCGGCCCCTCGCCTACGAACGGGCCCTACGCAACCCGCTCAAAGGCTTCACCAACAACGGCGGCAGCGACAACGAGTGGGCCACCCTCACCCATCACTACTTCAAGTGGAACGAGCTGGAGAACGACGTCTCGGACGGCCTAGACAAAATCCTCGAGGTGTCCGATCGGGTCTTCGGCGACGTCGAGGCGCGCAACATCAAGGTGATCCCGCGCGTCTATCTGCACTGGGATGCGGATCATGAGAAGTACTGGCCCGACGACATGGTCACTGACGACTACGAGAGCCCCCAGTTTCGGGAGCGAGTGACAAGACTGGTCGATCGCCTCGGCCAGGCCTGGAACACCGATCCTCGGGTGGCCTTCGTCGAACTGGGCATCTTCGGCAAATGGGGCGAGCATCACTCGCCGGATCCCACCCTCGCGATGCAGGCTCTCGTGGGGCAGGCGTTCCGCGATGCCTTCCCGGATAAGCACGTGTCCGTGCGTCACGTATGGGAGGACTTCTCGGGTTTCTCCTTCGGCGAGTATTGGGACTCGTGGGCCCATCAGCAGCAGATGTGGGGCCACGGCAGTGGCGTCGCCGAGGTCAATCGGACCGACGATCGCTACCTAAGCACCTACATCGGTGGTGAGGTGGCCTACAACTGGGGCAGCTCCCACATCCAACCGGGCGATTCACCCACCGACAGCGTGTCGGATCCCGTGCACCGGGACTTCGTGGAGAATTCCATCCGTTGGCTGCACTGCAGCCAGCTGCGCTGGATCTCCGCCTACGACGAAGACGATCCGGTGGCGCGCGCCGGCGCCGAAGTGCTGCAGCGAGCGATGGGCTATCGCTTCGTGCTGCACCAGGTCATCGCCTCGAAGCGGGTGCGCGGCGGCGTGTTGCGCTTCGCCGCTTGGGTGAGCAACGAGGGATCCGCGCCCTTCTACTACGACTGGCCCGTCGAACTGGCCCTGCACGACCCGAGCAGCCGGGAGGTCGTGTGGTCGACCACGCTGGACGGCGTGGACATCCGCGAATGGCACCCGGGCCAGGACTGGACCGAACCCGCCTGGGTGGCGAGCGACGAATGGCCCGATTGGGTCGTGGCCGACGGCTGGTCGCCGATGCCGCTGGCCTGGGGCACACCGCCGCGGGTCAACCGCATTCGCGCAGACGTCGCCGTGGACGCGCCCGCCGGGGAGTACGTGTTGAGCATCGCGGTCCTCGACCCGGCCAGTGGCCAGCCGAGCTTGCGCTTCGCCACAGCCAACTACTGGACCGGTGGCCGCCACCCCCTGGGGCTGGTGGCCATCGACGTCGATGGCGGCGGTCAGCTGCCGCCGGACACGGTGTTCGACGACCCCATGGCGGACGACACGGTCCACTACTAG
- a CDS encoding serine/threonine protein kinase, whose protein sequence is MFKRLILGSVLLVILAVAITLGTLQFSALRAIDQTLREPPPAATVSVPRGTAEGASPQAVIFVGNNWQGSITVVDAADYRVLGTINGIPDKQERLQAIKADFVDRTMFFGIRHLIGEGNDQYVDDMYSTLDGRRLIVSRPSFADVVAIDINTGAIDWRFEVAGVRADHMALSPDGRHVAVSASTGNVVHVIDVASGEEFGRFPTGDSPHENVFSKDGTRIFHASIGRVFSPFDSLGGGFAKGERRFQVVDAKTMEVLERWDMREKLDAFGLPDVSPAVRPMAHSADERLFYFQLSFLHGFVEYDLEEGRILRKADLPKVTTAKRTEYINDSAHHGIAISGDDRTLCVAGTMDDYVALVDVASLEAQILSGLGEKPYWVVADQTGERCFVSWSGTDQMSVIDIDGAREIARVDVGDHPQRIREGFVTGAWYRASGRGSSAR, encoded by the coding sequence ATGTTCAAACGGCTCATTCTCGGTTCCGTCCTCCTGGTCATCCTCGCCGTCGCCATCACCCTCGGCACGCTGCAGTTCAGCGCGCTCAGGGCCATCGACCAGACCCTGCGTGAGCCGCCACCCGCCGCTACCGTGAGTGTTCCGCGGGGTACGGCGGAGGGCGCCAGCCCGCAGGCGGTGATCTTCGTCGGCAACAACTGGCAGGGGTCGATCACGGTGGTCGACGCTGCCGACTACCGCGTGCTCGGCACCATCAACGGCATCCCGGACAAGCAGGAGCGACTGCAGGCGATCAAGGCCGACTTCGTCGACCGCACGATGTTCTTCGGCATTCGCCACCTGATCGGCGAGGGCAACGACCAGTACGTCGACGACATGTACAGCACCCTCGACGGGCGGCGGCTGATCGTATCGCGCCCCAGCTTCGCCGATGTGGTGGCGATCGACATCAACACCGGCGCCATCGACTGGCGCTTCGAGGTGGCCGGCGTGCGCGCCGACCACATGGCCCTCTCGCCGGACGGCCGCCACGTGGCCGTGTCCGCCTCCACGGGCAACGTGGTGCACGTCATCGACGTGGCGAGCGGCGAGGAGTTCGGCCGCTTCCCCACCGGCGACTCACCCCACGAGAACGTGTTCTCGAAGGACGGCACGCGCATCTTCCACGCCAGCATCGGGCGCGTGTTCTCGCCCTTCGACTCCCTCGGCGGAGGCTTCGCCAAGGGGGAGCGTCGCTTCCAGGTGGTCGACGCGAAGACCATGGAGGTGCTCGAGCGTTGGGACATGCGCGAGAAGCTCGACGCCTTCGGCCTGCCGGACGTGAGTCCCGCGGTTCGACCCATGGCGCACAGCGCGGACGAGCGCCTGTTCTACTTCCAGCTGTCCTTCCTGCACGGCTTCGTGGAGTACGACCTGGAGGAGGGTCGGATCCTGCGCAAGGCGGACCTGCCCAAGGTCACCACCGCCAAACGGACCGAGTACATCAACGACTCCGCTCACCACGGCATCGCCATCAGCGGTGACGATCGCACCCTGTGCGTGGCGGGCACCATGGACGACTACGTCGCTCTGGTGGACGTGGCGTCCCTCGAGGCCCAGATCCTGAGCGGCCTGGGTGAAAAGCCCTATTGGGTGGTCGCCGATCAGACCGGCGAGCGGTGCTTCGTCTCCTGGAGCGGCACGGATCAGATGTCGGTGATCGACATCGATGGTGCGCGCGAGATCGCCCGGGTGGACGTGGGAGATCACCCTCAGCGCATCCGCGAAGGCTTCGTGACCGGTGCGTGGTATCGCGCGAGCGGGAGAGGATCGTCGGCCCGCTGA